A window from Triticum aestivum cultivar Chinese Spring chromosome 6D, IWGSC CS RefSeq v2.1, whole genome shotgun sequence encodes these proteins:
- the LOC123145551 gene encoding atherin produces MSGSGGGGRRGWSPFDAIRSFPSNPESLMSQIDAAIASTEYARACALLDPAPASTSSRPPRGKGGKEEEATPAPRAPPTPAAACHDARVADEAYRAACAALGAGRPDAAVRSLRAALASCPPENAAAVAKVRSMLAIASAQLHRQQHQAQQQSGRK; encoded by the coding sequence AtgtcgggcagcggcggcggcgggcggcggggctggaGCCCGTTCGACGCGATCCGGAGCTTCCCTTCGAATCCCGAGTCCCTCATGTCCCAgatcgacgccgccatcgcctccACGGAGTACGCCCGCGCCTGCGCCCTCCTCGACCCCGCCCCCGCCTCCACCTCCTCGCGGCCTCCGCGCGGCaagggagggaaggaggaggaggcgacgccCGCCCCGCGGGCGCCTCCTACCCCTGCCGCCGCCTGCCACGACGCGCGGGTCGCGGACGAGGCGTACCGCGCGGCGTGCGCGGCGCTCGGGGCCGGGCGGCCGGACGCGGCCGTGCGGTCGCTGCGGGCGGCGCTGGCCAGCTGCCCGCCGGAGAACGCCGCGGCGGTCGCCAAGGTGAGGTCGATGCTGGCCATCGCGTCCGCGCAGCTGCACAGGCAGCAGCACCAGGCTCAGCAGCAGAGCGGCAGGAAATGA